A region from the Natronocella acetinitrilica genome encodes:
- a CDS encoding D-Ala-D-Ala carboxypeptidase family metallohydrolase translates to MLLVLFMAPWSTALANHDSARLDFSVRFGEDINPYRVIGVYLMPGESLEFAISRGHSSRYHIEDPSGLTRATGQNRWTLQAPRSHGLHPIQIVRLDSGETMNLNVFVKMPRRDKRNGRLNGYRVGNYPREPLRGMDIYQPPPGFIEVTPETADALVSPHFRLGQFVSKQGGEYPRYVVLRPRLLLLLEAILEELRAEGLPVATLEVMSGFRTPWYNGHIGNSQYSRHVWGGAADIYIDQRAPHGRMDDLNGDGRSDVNDARWLAAVVDRLQRRSGPQNFMGGIGIYGPRPHRGPFVHVDVRGFEARWEFE, encoded by the coding sequence GTGCTACTGGTCCTCTTCATGGCGCCCTGGTCCACAGCCCTGGCCAACCATGATTCGGCACGTCTTGATTTTTCAGTACGCTTTGGCGAGGACATCAATCCCTATCGGGTGATTGGTGTCTACCTGATGCCCGGCGAGAGCCTGGAGTTCGCAATCAGTCGCGGACACAGCAGCCGCTACCACATCGAAGATCCCAGTGGCCTGACGCGGGCAACCGGGCAGAACCGCTGGACCTTGCAGGCACCCCGGTCTCACGGTCTCCACCCCATACAGATCGTTCGCCTGGACAGCGGCGAGACCATGAATCTGAACGTCTTCGTCAAGATGCCGCGTCGGGACAAGCGCAACGGGAGGCTGAACGGCTACCGGGTGGGGAACTATCCGCGTGAGCCGCTCAGGGGCATGGACATCTATCAGCCGCCGCCGGGCTTCATCGAAGTCACGCCGGAAACTGCAGATGCCCTGGTGTCCCCACACTTCCGACTGGGTCAGTTCGTGTCCAAGCAGGGAGGGGAGTATCCCCGTTACGTGGTGCTCCGGCCCCGACTTCTGCTCCTGCTTGAGGCCATCCTCGAGGAGTTGCGTGCCGAGGGGCTGCCCGTGGCGACGCTAGAGGTCATGAGCGGTTTCCGGACGCCCTGGTACAACGGTCATATCGGCAATAGCCAGTACAGTCGACACGTCTGGGGCGGCGCCGCGGATATCTATATCGATCAGCGTGCACCCCATGGACGGATGGACGATCTCAATGGCGATGGCCGCAGTGACGTCAACGACGCCCGCTGGCTGGCAGCGGTAGTTGACAGATTGCAGCGTCGCTCCGGCCCGCAGAACTTCATGGGTGGCATCGGCATCTATGGCCCCCGACCGCATCGGGGACCGTTCGTCCATGTCGACGTCCGTGGCTTCGAGGCGCGATGGGAGTTCGAATAG
- a CDS encoding polysaccharide deacetylase family protein, giving the protein MQRLIALLAGTLVLTLESAVAHAGGWHAVAFMYHRFGEDQYPATNVTLEQFEAHLDYLGEEGYTVWPIERIVDHMQSGGNVPDRTVAITIDDAYRSVYDNAYPILKERELPFSVFVATDPIDEGLSGYMTWEQMREMQEHGATFANHSATHDYLVRRENGESDEDYRTRVREDLLRARARLDEELDAERIVDLFAYPYGEYNAVVAAVAADLGYVSLGQQSGAIGPYSDARALPRFPMAENYAAIDEFSEKARSKGLPVAEMEPWDPELADGTPPRMTVQLGESEARLDQLACFVSRQGQVDVEWIDREARIFAVQAPEELPTGRTRYNCTAPSPEAGRFYWLSQQWVLPPAAD; this is encoded by the coding sequence ATGCAGCGACTCATTGCCCTGTTGGCGGGCACCCTGGTTCTCACCCTGGAAAGTGCAGTCGCCCATGCCGGGGGCTGGCATGCGGTGGCCTTCATGTATCACCGCTTTGGCGAGGACCAGTATCCGGCCACCAACGTGACGCTCGAGCAGTTCGAGGCGCACCTGGACTATCTCGGAGAAGAGGGCTACACCGTCTGGCCCATCGAGCGTATCGTTGACCACATGCAGTCCGGCGGGAATGTCCCGGACCGTACCGTGGCCATCACTATTGATGACGCCTACCGCTCGGTGTACGACAACGCCTACCCGATCCTCAAGGAGCGTGAACTGCCGTTCTCCGTTTTCGTTGCGACGGATCCGATTGATGAGGGGCTCTCCGGGTACATGACCTGGGAGCAGATGCGGGAAATGCAGGAGCACGGCGCGACCTTTGCCAATCACTCCGCGACCCATGATTACCTGGTGCGGCGGGAGAACGGTGAATCCGACGAGGATTACCGCACACGGGTTCGTGAAGACTTGCTGCGCGCCCGGGCCAGGCTGGACGAGGAACTGGACGCAGAGCGCATCGTGGATCTCTTTGCCTACCCCTATGGCGAGTACAACGCAGTGGTCGCTGCAGTGGCAGCGGACCTGGGCTATGTATCTCTGGGCCAGCAGTCCGGAGCAATCGGCCCGTACAGTGATGCCCGGGCGTTACCCCGCTTCCCGATGGCGGAGAATTATGCCGCCATTGATGAATTCTCGGAGAAGGCCCGGTCAAAGGGCCTGCCTGTGGCCGAGATGGAGCCCTGGGATCCTGAGTTGGCCGACGGCACCCCGCCGCGCATGACGGTGCAACTGGGCGAGAGTGAGGCACGCCTTGATCAGTTGGCCTGCTTCGTCAGCCGCCAGGGACAGGTTGATGTCGAGTGGATTGACCGCGAGGCACGAATCTTTGCGGTGCAAGCGCCGGAAGAGTTGCCTACCGGGCGAACCCGCTACAACTGCACGGCACCTTCACCCGAGGCTGGGCGCTTCTACTGGCTGAGCCAGCAGTGGGTGTTGCCTCCGGCGGCAGACTGA
- the suhB gene encoding inositol-1-monophosphatase — MHPMVNIGVRAARSAGNLITRYVDRLDRVQVESKGLNDYVSDVDRMAEREIIDVLRKAYPDHAIMAEETGNTGDAEYVWIIDPLDGTTNFLHGFPHFAVSIALQVRGQLEVGVVYDPLRQELFTAHRGGGATLDGRKIRVRNSKSIQGRLIGTGFPFKYPDRMDAYMGMFRAVCSRAGDVRRAGSAALDLAYVACGRLDGFWEIGLQPWDIAAGALLVREAGGVVGDFNGDEAYMVSGNLVAGSPKLFHDLLSEIRPHCTPDLIKRN; from the coding sequence ATGCATCCAATGGTGAATATTGGCGTGCGCGCCGCGCGCAGTGCCGGCAATCTCATTACGCGATATGTGGATCGGCTTGATCGCGTCCAGGTCGAGTCCAAGGGTTTGAACGACTACGTGAGTGACGTGGATCGCATGGCCGAGCGGGAGATCATCGACGTACTGCGCAAGGCCTATCCGGACCACGCCATCATGGCCGAGGAAACCGGCAACACGGGCGATGCGGAATACGTCTGGATCATCGACCCGCTGGACGGCACAACCAACTTCCTCCACGGGTTTCCGCATTTCGCCGTATCCATCGCACTGCAGGTACGCGGGCAGCTTGAAGTCGGCGTGGTCTACGATCCGCTGCGCCAGGAGCTGTTCACTGCGCATCGGGGCGGAGGCGCCACGCTGGACGGGCGCAAGATCCGCGTGCGCAACAGCAAGAGCATCCAGGGGCGGTTGATCGGCACCGGATTTCCCTTCAAGTATCCCGATCGCATGGACGCCTACATGGGAATGTTCCGCGCTGTCTGTTCCCGCGCAGGCGACGTCCGCCGGGCAGGGTCTGCGGCGCTGGACCTGGCCTATGTGGCCTGTGGCCGCCTGGATGGCTTCTGGGAAATCGGCCTGCAACCCTGGGACATCGCCGCCGGCGCTCTGCTGGTCCGCGAGGCAGGCGGCGTGGTTGGGGACTTCAACGGTGACGAAGCCTATATGGTCAGCGGTAACCTGGTGGCAGGAAGCCCCAAGCTCTTCCATGACCTGCTGAGCGAGATCCGCCCCCACTGCACACCGGACCTGATCAAGCGCAACTGA
- a CDS encoding RNA methyltransferase, protein MLPDNVRIVLVEPQLAANIGSAARAMKTMGLSELHLVAPRQWPHPDAAARASGADDLLAGAVVHESLIDAIAGAGLVVGLTARSRTLSAPQHAPRPGAAVIARESLQHPVAVLFGRERTGLTNEEVDLCHRLIHIPSVQGFSSLNLAAAVQVMAYELRLTMVDEDSVPQPACEWPPATADDMERLYDHLERALIRLEFLNPDNPRALMRRLRLLLGRARPDHNEYQILRGILAHVELALDGELPHQKRAK, encoded by the coding sequence ATGCTGCCGGACAACGTCAGAATCGTGCTGGTCGAACCACAGCTCGCCGCCAACATCGGTTCCGCTGCCCGTGCCATGAAGACCATGGGGCTATCGGAACTGCACCTGGTGGCGCCGCGCCAGTGGCCGCATCCGGACGCTGCTGCCAGGGCTTCGGGCGCTGACGATCTGCTGGCTGGTGCGGTTGTCCATGAAAGCCTGATCGACGCCATCGCCGGGGCAGGGCTGGTGGTCGGGCTGACGGCGCGTAGTCGGACGCTATCCGCGCCACAGCATGCACCACGGCCCGGCGCCGCCGTCATCGCCCGGGAGAGCCTGCAGCACCCCGTGGCGGTGCTCTTTGGCCGCGAGCGTACCGGTTTGACCAATGAAGAGGTCGATCTCTGCCACCGTCTGATCCACATACCCTCCGTGCAGGGCTTCTCTTCCCTGAATCTCGCTGCCGCAGTGCAGGTCATGGCTTACGAACTGCGCCTGACCATGGTTGACGAGGACTCCGTGCCGCAACCGGCTTGCGAATGGCCACCGGCCACCGCTGATGACATGGAACGCCTGTATGACCACCTGGAGCGGGCCTTGATCAGGCTGGAGTTTCTGAACCCGGACAACCCGCGCGCCCTGATGCGTCGCCTGCGACTGCTGCTGGGGCGGGCCCGGCCCGATCACAACGAGTATCAGATTCTCCGCGGCATCCTTGCGCATGTGGAACTGGCCCTGGACGGAGAGCTTCCGCACCAGAAACGGGCGAAATGA
- the cysE gene encoding serine O-acetyltransferase — protein sequence MFKQLKEDIRCVLDRDPAARNAFEIITCYPGVHALIWYRLCHRLWHWRFRWLARFLSTLARTLTGIEIHPGARIGRRFFIDHGMGVVIGETAAIGDDVTLYHGVTLGGISTEKGKRHPTLGNDVVVGAGAKVLGPVIVADGARIGSNAVVLKDVPEGATMVGIPARIAGRSGGEQRQREETARKIGFAAYGQTDMPDPVSQAINSILDHIHVTDQRMVEMCRAMQKLGAGISDVDLPRIEGCEMENGHGPKTAQESPVAAEQDDHERSR from the coding sequence ATGTTCAAGCAGCTCAAAGAAGATATCCGTTGTGTTCTCGATCGGGATCCGGCGGCCCGCAACGCCTTCGAGATCATCACCTGCTATCCGGGTGTGCATGCCCTGATCTGGTACCGGCTCTGTCACCGGCTCTGGCATTGGCGTTTCCGTTGGTTGGCCCGTTTTCTGTCGACCTTGGCGAGAACGTTGACCGGTATCGAGATCCATCCGGGAGCGAGGATCGGGCGGCGCTTCTTCATTGATCACGGTATGGGCGTTGTTATCGGGGAAACGGCGGCAATCGGCGACGACGTCACGCTCTACCACGGCGTGACCCTGGGTGGCATCAGCACGGAGAAGGGCAAGCGGCATCCCACCCTGGGTAACGATGTGGTTGTCGGTGCCGGTGCCAAGGTGCTCGGTCCCGTCATTGTCGCCGATGGAGCGCGCATCGGTTCCAATGCCGTGGTGCTGAAAGATGTGCCCGAGGGCGCAACCATGGTGGGGATTCCGGCGCGTATTGCCGGGCGCAGTGGTGGCGAGCAGCGCCAGCGGGAAGAGACGGCGCGCAAGATCGGCTTTGCGGCATATGGTCAGACCGATATGCCGGATCCGGTAAGCCAGGCCATCAATTCCATCCTCGATCACATTCATGTCACCGATCAGCGCATGGTGGAAATGTGCCGGGCCATGCAGAAGTTGGGTGCGGGTATCAGTGACGTCGATCTGCCGCGGATCGAGGGTTGCGAGATGGAAAACGGCCACGGGCCGAAAACTGCTCAGGAATCCCCTGTGGCGGCGGAGCAGGATGACCATGAGCGCTCCCGCTGA